A DNA window from Ranitomeya imitator isolate aRanImi1 chromosome 2, aRanImi1.pri, whole genome shotgun sequence contains the following coding sequences:
- the PWWP2B gene encoding PWWP domain-containing protein 2B produces MEAEDGQELRVGSLVPVLLEQIVDDTLVVTLSLGERRYTGVLLDCSKKSGLFCVPPPSVPKNEDPPCNSSCNSILGDANFIHPVCETPNHDTGLPVTSNTDQVPPLLPPPGTAPPYPPYFEGAPFPPPLWLRHSYNQWVPQPPPRNIKRTKRRMSRNRDPGRLIMSTIRLRPRQVLCEKCKNTLNTEEAPKDKQNSRSSRRLHNEDKERLRVESDPEEKKTGKERREENSASRDLVPKSPIKDLVHRSPVIKISYSTPQGKGEVVKIPSRVHGSIEPFCPNKAQENGSGDHEMSKDVDLCQTPKRLMDRSTHSQVASIPKLKLTKPLHSNVDVPPPKIRLKPQRISDGQSVSIYKSELIDEINVLQSSREPETESSAFYMDDTAERSYHDVSLGSSGEDEDFKGFPLNQEGANLNLLGSFRKRKADSSSVSLCSNDSLDGSKSSCLELNQMDFCDILPGDISVSSSKDEQKTVPPLTVRLHSKSVLNCITVEGKTISVGDIVWGKVHGFPWWPARILSINVNQKENGDPSWQEATVSWFGSPTTSSLSVSKVSSFSEFFKLRFNRKKKGVYRKAITEAAKATNHLTPEIRELLMQCET; encoded by the exons ATGGAGGCCGAGGACGGGCAGGAGCTGCGGGTCGGCTCCCTGGTACCGGTCCTGCTGGAGCAGATagtggatgacacgctggtggtgacCCTGAGCCTCGGGGAGCGGCGCTATACCGGCGTCCTGCTGGACTGCAgcaagaa GTCTGGATTGTTTTGTGTGCCACCACCTTCAGTTCCAAAAAATGAAGACCCACCGTGCAATAGTTCCTGTAACAGTATTCTTGGAGATGCCAACTTTATACATCCTGTATGTGAGACGCCCAATCATGACACTGGTCTCCCTGTAACAAGTAACACTGATCAAGTTCCTCCACTCCTTCCACCTCCTGGGACAGCGCCACCTTATCCTCCTTACTTTGAAGGTGCTCCTTTTCCCCCTCCTCTATGGTTGAGGCACTCATACAATCAGTGGGTTCCTCAGCCTCCACCACGAAATATTAAAAGGACAAAAAGACGAATGTCAAGAAACAGAGACCCTGGTCGGCTCATAATGAGTACAATTAGGCTACGTCCTAGGCAGGTCCTGTGCGAGAAATGCAAAAACACTTTAAATACGGAGGAGGCTCCTAAAGATAAGCAAAACTCTAGAAGTAGTAGGAGGCTTCATAATGAGGATAAAGAACGCCTGAGGGTTGAGTCAGATCCTGAAGAGAAGAAGACTGGAAAGGAGAGACGGGAGGAAAATAGTGCCTCTAGAGACTTAGTACCTAAGAGTCCCATTAAAGATTTGGTGCATAGGAGTCCAGTCATTAAGATCTCGTATAGTACACCGCAAGGTAAAGGGGAAGTAGTAAAGATTCCTTCTCGTGTACACGGTTCCATCGAGCCTTTCTGTCCAAATAAAGCTCAAGAAAATGGAAGCGGGGACCATGAAATGTCGAAGGATGTAGACCTTTGTCAAACTCCTAAACGCTTGATGGACAGATCAACGCATAGTCAGGTTGCTTCCATTCCAAAGTTAAAGTTAACTAAGCCTTTGCATTCCAATGTAGATGTTCCCCCACCCAAAATTAGACTAAAGCCCCAGAGGATTAGTGATGGACAGAGTGTTTCAATCTATAAATCTGAGCTAATTGATGAGAtaaatgttcttcaaagtagcagggAACCTGAGACCGAGTCTTCTGCTTTTTATATGGACGACACTGCAGAAAGAAGTTATCATGATGTCTCCTTGGGAAGCTCAGGGGAAGATGAGGATTTTAAAGGGTTTCCGCTTAACCAAGAAGGAGCTAACTTAAATTTACTTGGCAGTTTTCGCAAAAGGAAAGCCGATTCTTCTAGCGTGTCATTGTGCAGCAATGACAGCTTGGATGGGTCAAAATCTTCTTGCTTGGAGTTAAACCAGATGGATTTTTGTGATATTCTTCCTGGTGATATTTCGGTGTCCTCGTCTAAAGATGAACAGAAAACTGTGCCACCGCTTACAGTTAGACTGCATTCTAAAAGTGTTTTGAATTGTATCACTGTAGAAGGAAAAACTATCTCAGTAGGAGATATCGTATGGGGGAAAGTTCATGGTTTTCCATGGTGGCCTGCACGTATTCTAAGTATTAATGTGAACCAAAAAGAAAACGGTGATCCGTCTTGGCAAGAGGCTACTGTCTCTTGGTTTGGTTCTCCAACAACCTCTAGTTTATCTGTTTCAAAAGTTTCTTCTTTCTCTGAATTTTTCAAACTGAGGTTCAACCGAAAGAAAAAAGGTGTCTACCGTAAAGCTATTACAGAAGCCGCCAAGGCGACCAATCACCTAACTCCAGAAATTAGGGAACTCTTGATGCAGTGTGAAACGTAA